The genome window GGTTCGCTTTTTTTGTTTTTGGACGGGAAGAGGGCTGGGACAAATTGATCCCTTTTAAAGCGAAAAAGGGTTTTACATTCCCTATTCTGCCGGATACTGATAGGGGAATATTCAAAAAGTTTGCTTTGCAGTCTATTCCGAGGAATATACTGGTTGATGAGCGTGGAAAGATTATTTATCAGTCTATCGGGTATGAACCTAAAGAGTTTGCTGCGTTGGTTGAGTTGATTGATACGCATCTTAAGAAGGCAGAAACGAAATAAGAGTTATTGGTGGAGTAAGGTCTCTTTAAGGATCTTTAGGGCTTGTAATTGATAGCTGAAGGTTTTTGAAAGGTCGTTTAAGTCCCATGCGGTGTTTTGCAGCATGATAATGCTGGTTTTTGTTTGTGGGAAATAATAATCCATGGAAACAAAACCGGGAATATAGCCTGTCTGGCCTATTTGAAGCAGATTATCGGTATTCGTAATCGTAGGGCCATAGCCGTAGTCTGTTTTTCCAAGAAATACATGTTGTCTGGTTGCATAAGGTGTGATCATCAGCTTATAGGTTGCTGCGGAAAGAAGCTTTCCTGAATGTACAGCGCTGTTCCAGAGGACTAAATCCCTGGCTGTTGAGATAAAGGTCGCTGCTGGGGTAAATTCTTCCAGAGGGGATTTTTCAAGGTGTAGTTTACCGTCTTCTTTTTCAACATAACCGTTGACAAGTTTTTGGTGTTTTTTTAGTTTGGGATCAAAGGTGTTTTTCATCCCGCAAAGAATAAATAATTCATTTGATAGTTCTGGAAAAGTCTTTCCAGAGGTTTTAGCTACAATTTTTCCTAGTAACTGATAGCCAATTGTGGAATAGTTAAATTTTGAGCCTGCGGGGTAGGCCAGTGGCTTGTCCAGTGTGGTAATTCCATGCGTGTGGGTAAGTAATTGGTGGATAGTCACGGTGTCTGCCCATGACATGGTTAATTCAGGCAGGTATTTCTTGATAGGATCCTTAAGGTTCAGGTTATGTTTGTCGAGTTCTCTTAAGACCAGTACGGCAGTGATTTGTTTGCTGACAGATCCGATAACAAACTGGTTGTTTTCATTAAAAGGAGTTTTTTTTCCGGGTACAGAAGATCCATGCTGGCGTTCGTAGGCTATTTTTCTATCCGTGGCGATAATAATTGTGCCGTTGAATGGTTTGTTATTTTTGACGTTTAGTAGTGAATCGAGGCGTGGAAAGGCTCTTTCCAGGGATTGTGCTTGTCCGAAAAGGGAAATAGTCTGAAGGGTTAGGGCCAACAGAAAGAAGTAATTCAGTTTTGGAAAAGACATAAAGTAATAAGATTTGGAAAGAAATTGATTTAAGATAAAGGTAATATTATATAACTTAGAGGGATGAGGAAAGTTGTGGTTCATTGTGCTTTATTTCTGGTGTTTAGCCTGAGTGCGGCTGCGCAAGATGTTAAAATCAATGCGGATTCACTTTTACTTCAAATGACCAGCGCAATTGAGCAGGGACATTATCCTAAGATTCATAGTGTTTCGGTTTTTAAAGGGGATAGGGCGGTTTATGAGCGCTATTTCAATGGTTTTAATCAGAATTCTTTGCATGATTCCCGCTCATCTTTTAAGTCGGTTACAAGTTTGCTGGTTGGGATAGCGATTGATCGTGGACTGATTAAAGGTGTTAATCAAAGGGTTTATGAGTTTTTTCCGCAGTATCCGGCTTTTGGAAAGGATAAGCTCAAAAGAGAAATGACCCTTAAGGACCTGCTTGAAATGAAGTCGGGGTTTGATTGTGAGGAGTTTAACGATACTAAGGATTGCGAGGAGGAAATGAGTTTGAGTAAGGATTGGGTAAAGTTTTCTCTGGAGCTGCCGATGAAATATAAGCCGGGTGAACTTTGGTCTTATACTTCCGTTGATCCCATGATTTTAAGTGGCGTAATCAGCAAAGCCTCAGGGATGACTATTATGGCATTTGCAGAACAGTATTTATTTAAGCCAATGGGTATTATTGATTATAAATGGACGGTTGATCCTGCCGGACATGGAATGACTGGCGGGTCGTTTTATATTCGTCCTGCGGATATGGTTAAATTAGGGCAACTGGTAAAGGGTAATGGGATTTGGAAGGGAAAACAGCTTATTTCTAAACACTGGATCAGCCAGTCTACGGTTTGTGATATTCCTATTCCTGATTTTTCCAATGCGAAATCCAGCAGAAGTCAGCTGCTTATCCCTCAGCCCACTTTTTATGGGTTTTACTGGTATCGTGAGGTGCTGAAAACAAAGGATATACAGCAGGATTTACTTTTCGCCTCGGGGAATGGGGGACAGTTCATCTTTATACTCAAAGATCTAGACTTAACGGTGGTGTTTACGCAGGGGAATTATCAGTCTTTTAAGGGCAAGCAGGCTTTTGAGATCCTGGCTAAATATATTGTGCCGGGCTTTTCTGGTAAATAATAAAGCACGAAAGCCCTCCAGTTTGCACTGAAAGGCTTTTGTGCTTGAAAAGCAGGAACAGATCCTGAACGTTTCCTTATAAATTGGTCTTTATTTTTAACTCTTTCAATTGCTTTTCATCGATGGTCGAAGGGCTATCAATCATCACGTCTCTTCCTGAATTGTTTTTTGGGAAGGCTATGACGTCACGGATACTGTCTAAGCCCGCGAAGATTGAACAAAGTCTGTCGAAACCGAAAGCAATACCACCGTGTGGAGGGGCTCCGAATTCAAAAGCATCCATCAGGAAGCCGAATTGTTTTTGTGCTTCTTCAGCAGTAAAGCCTAAATGCTTGAACATTAAAGCCTGTAAAGTACGGTCATGGATACGAATAGAGCCACCGCCGATTTCAGTACCGTTAACAACCATGTCATAAGCATTTGCCCTTACTTCGCCCGGATTGGTATCCAGCATTGCGATGTCTTCTGGTTTAGGGGACGTAAAAGGGTGGTGCATTGCATGGTAACGTTCAGATTCTTCATCCCATTCTAAAAGAGGGAAATCAAGTACCCATAATGCACTGAATACGTTTTTATCACGTAAACCTAGTCTGGAACCGATTTCAAGACGTAATTCACTTAATTGTTTACGTACTTTATCTTTAGTGCCCGCCATTAACAGCATCAGGTCGCCAGGTTTAGTCTGAAGCGCCTCAGCCCATCCTTTCAGGTCTTCTTCGCTATAGAATTTATCAACCGATGATTTGATTGAACCATCT of Pedobacter cryoconitis contains these proteins:
- a CDS encoding TlpA family protein disulfide reductase encodes the protein MRKLKYFIVLFALLPFVSFAQKDEGTLTKIGDAVPVFNFEIQKGKSVSISDYKGKLILINLFATWCPPCNEELPEVQKRIWEKYKDNAGFAFFVFGREEGWDKLIPFKAKKGFTFPILPDTDRGIFKKFALQSIPRNILVDERGKIIYQSIGYEPKEFAALVELIDTHLKKAETK
- a CDS encoding serine hydrolase domain-containing protein, which gives rise to MSFPKLNYFFLLALTLQTISLFGQAQSLERAFPRLDSLLNVKNNKPFNGTIIIATDRKIAYERQHGSSVPGKKTPFNENNQFVIGSVSKQITAVLVLRELDKHNLNLKDPIKKYLPELTMSWADTVTIHQLLTHTHGITTLDKPLAYPAGSKFNYSTIGYQLLGKIVAKTSGKTFPELSNELFILCGMKNTFDPKLKKHQKLVNGYVEKEDGKLHLEKSPLEEFTPAATFISTARDLVLWNSAVHSGKLLSAATYKLMITPYATRQHVFLGKTDYGYGPTITNTDNLLQIGQTGYIPGFVSMDYYFPQTKTSIIMLQNTAWDLNDLSKTFSYQLQALKILKETLLHQ
- a CDS encoding serine hydrolase domain-containing protein, which gives rise to MRKVVVHCALFLVFSLSAAAQDVKINADSLLLQMTSAIEQGHYPKIHSVSVFKGDRAVYERYFNGFNQNSLHDSRSSFKSVTSLLVGIAIDRGLIKGVNQRVYEFFPQYPAFGKDKLKREMTLKDLLEMKSGFDCEEFNDTKDCEEEMSLSKDWVKFSLELPMKYKPGELWSYTSVDPMILSGVISKASGMTIMAFAEQYLFKPMGIIDYKWTVDPAGHGMTGGSFYIRPADMVKLGQLVKGNGIWKGKQLISKHWISQSTVCDIPIPDFSNAKSSRSQLLIPQPTFYGFYWYREVLKTKDIQQDLLFASGNGGQFIFILKDLDLTVVFTQGNYQSFKGKQAFEILAKYIVPGFSGK